Proteins encoded within one genomic window of Methanosarcina barkeri str. Wiesmoor:
- a CDS encoding PAS domain S-box protein, producing MENEENWMAEFILNSPGPVLRIGKKGTVLYANKTGKSLLEALNSRIGEKAPDEILKPARRVVIQKIPAQTELKVDDKIYSIIFTPLLAFEGTILSAFEVTSLKQAKEKLLFRQKKYKVLSQISELSLKTSDFQALLDQTLPLVATAVGAEYCSVLKLLPDGDFIFETGVGWKPENIGRIIKKDSASRAGYTVLSSRTIMLEKLDKNNSIRTMGLEENQDIISGISVLMGTVEKPYGVLMAHSTKKEKFFEENACFLSATAVIFSFVIQRKKVEAALQDKVYFLETLLDTIPALVFYKDRKGIYQGCNELFAKMILGSSKERIAGHSIYDLFKASSPELEDIPELEDAYERMDKQLFQKGGSHAYEAKVVCSDGLRRDFIFNKAIYKSFCGTVEGLIGVMLDITGRKKTEEKLQKSEERYRIIAEQTGQLIYDIDLKNGLVEWAGAVNELTGYSNKEIENLDFYDWLEHIHSEDYRRVQQTLKNCWNTGEKFNEEFRFKRKDGSYIFVKNKGVYLRDDEDFICRALGVMEDVTEIKQSSEKLRESEELYRSFLQNFKGISFKLGPDFTPLLMQGAVEEITGYIEDDLTSGRIKLIGLINPEDMKMLEKSMEKMNSSPNSIREYDYRLKRKDGSVRWIHELIHNVCNASGETMFIQGYAYDITQRKKAEETLEKAEKIGMRETHHRIKNNLQIVSSMLSLQADKFKDKEVIEAFRESENRVISMSIIHEELYKSEDVASIDFAAYLRKLTADILHSYRIGNEKVKLILEVDSTLFGVDTAIPLGIIINELFSNSLKYAFPKDVEGKIRISLSRNDVECQKTGEATETNFPELPSSFTLVYSDNGGYFPEKVDFKNSKTLGLQLVNALVEQINGTIELERGNETKYTIRFEDK from the coding sequence ATGGAAAATGAAGAAAACTGGATGGCCGAATTTATATTAAATAGCCCTGGCCCTGTCCTGCGAATAGGAAAAAAAGGAACGGTTCTTTATGCAAATAAAACAGGAAAATCCTTACTTGAAGCTCTAAATAGTAGAATTGGAGAAAAAGCTCCTGATGAAATCCTTAAACCTGCCCGACGAGTAGTAATCCAAAAGATACCCGCACAGACCGAACTGAAAGTAGACGATAAAATTTATTCAATCATTTTTACCCCCTTACTCGCCTTCGAAGGTACGATTCTCTCTGCATTCGAGGTCACATCCCTTAAACAAGCCAAAGAGAAACTACTTTTTAGGCAAAAAAAGTATAAAGTGCTTTCCCAAATTTCCGAGTTATCTCTCAAGACCTCAGATTTTCAGGCTCTTCTTGATCAAACCCTGCCTCTGGTTGCAACTGCTGTTGGCGCAGAATACTGTAGCGTCCTGAAACTCTTGCCTGATGGAGATTTTATATTTGAGACCGGAGTCGGCTGGAAGCCAGAGAATATAGGCAGGATCATAAAAAAAGATTCAGCTTCAAGAGCAGGCTACACTGTGCTTTCAAGCCGGACGATTATGTTAGAAAAGCTGGATAAGAATAACTCCATCAGGACAATGGGCCTCGAAGAAAACCAGGATATTATTAGTGGAATCAGTGTGCTCATGGGAACTGTTGAAAAACCCTATGGAGTTCTTATGGCTCACAGCACGAAAAAGGAAAAATTTTTCGAGGAAAATGCCTGTTTCCTGAGTGCAACTGCAGTAATTTTTTCATTTGTGATTCAAAGAAAAAAAGTGGAAGCTGCACTCCAGGACAAAGTGTATTTCCTGGAAACGCTGCTGGATACAATTCCGGCCCTCGTGTTTTATAAGGATAGAAAAGGTATTTATCAGGGATGTAACGAGCTCTTTGCAAAAATGATTCTCGGAAGTTCAAAAGAAAGAATAGCCGGACACTCTATATACGACCTTTTTAAAGCAAGTTCTCCAGAACTCGAGGATATTCCAGAACTCGAGGATGCTTATGAAAGAATGGACAAGCAGCTGTTCCAGAAGGGAGGAAGCCATGCTTACGAGGCCAAAGTGGTGTGCTCTGATGGACTCAGAAGGGACTTCATTTTCAATAAGGCTATATACAAAAGTTTCTGCGGGACTGTAGAAGGACTTATAGGAGTAATGCTTGACATTACGGGACGCAAAAAAACAGAAGAAAAGCTGCAAAAAAGTGAGGAGAGATACCGCATTATTGCGGAACAGACAGGACAACTGATATATGATATTGACCTGAAAAATGGTCTTGTTGAGTGGGCGGGAGCAGTTAATGAACTCACAGGTTACAGCAATAAAGAAATTGAGAATCTTGATTTTTACGATTGGCTCGAGCATATTCATTCGGAAGATTACAGAAGAGTGCAGCAGACATTGAAAAATTGCTGGAACACAGGAGAAAAATTCAATGAAGAATTCAGGTTCAAGCGAAAGGACGGAAGCTATATTTTTGTAAAAAATAAAGGAGTATATTTGCGAGATGACGAAGACTTTATATGCCGGGCTCTAGGGGTAATGGAAGACGTTACCGAGATCAAACAGTCTTCAGAAAAACTGAGAGAAAGCGAAGAACTCTACAGGTCATTTTTGCAGAATTTCAAAGGAATTTCATTTAAGCTGGGTCCCGATTTTACCCCACTTTTAATGCAGGGAGCTGTGGAGGAAATAACAGGGTACATAGAAGATGACCTCACTTCCGGCCGAATAAAACTGATTGGTCTCATTAATCCTGAAGATATGAAAATGCTCGAGAAAAGTATGGAAAAAATGAATTCATCACCGAACTCTATCAGGGAGTATGATTACAGGCTCAAGAGGAAAGACGGAAGTGTAAGATGGATCCACGAGCTAATCCACAATGTTTGTAATGCTTCGGGAGAAACCATGTTTATTCAGGGGTATGCTTATGACATTACCCAGAGGAAAAAAGCTGAGGAGACTCTTGAGAAAGCCGAGAAAATTGGCATGAGAGAGACCCATCATCGGATTAAAAATAACCTTCAAATAGTTTCTTCCATGCTCAGCCTTCAGGCTGACAAGTTCAAAGACAAGGAGGTTATTGAGGCCTTCAGGGAGAGTGAAAACCGTGTGATTTCCATGTCCATTATTCATGAAGAACTTTATAAGTCAGAGGATGTGGCAAGTATTGATTTTGCAGCATACCTCCGAAAACTGACTGCGGACATTCTGCACTCTTACAGGATCGGAAATGAGAAGGTCAAGCTTATCCTTGAGGTGGACAGTACACTTTTTGGAGTTGACACTGCCATTCCACTGGGAATTATAATTAATGAACTTTTCTCAAACTCTCTTAAGTATGCGTTTCCAAAAGATGTAGAAGGAAAGATCAGGATTTCCCTCTCCCGAAATGATGTTGAATGTCAAAAAACAGGAGAAGCAACAGAAACTAATTTTCCAGAGTTGCCTTCCAGTTTTACTCTTGTCTACTCGGACAACGGGGGCTATTTTCCAGAAAAAGTGGATTTCAAAAATTCGAAAACCCTGGGTTTGCAACTTGTAAATGCTCTCGTTGAACAGATTAATGGAACAATTGAGCTTGAAAGAGGGAATGAAACAAAATACACTATCAGATTTGAAGATAAATGA
- a CDS encoding FmdE family protein, with protein MIKSGIKNLRRISTKSIYLVFLTALVLSLGAVPGMAAEGCHYNSNLMGQVFAAAEADLGVVGPQNTLIITDIGSPAESYVFLDDFYSEFDNRNLLYTKNLLTVENSRNSPLWFAFFNKCDGNCTYVEVSYENESNISYKVTENINFDKLSKTNESRDAWSEKVNNLVFNGHEFAILTIANAWATGNLDYELMQCLELHNHFCPGVSSGYVLANWMEENYPLKDGVSYTVFSCPNWCKEDVFVKRWDVTPGTGGIWVSALTDNETEALGGSPAGIFVVKDKNAGTMKAVVLGFNFDVVNANCGAKDTDPGWVSKYLADLWLMDQKNWDTEGLVSVISVMDIDADTLSEMKLADNNPYVVLGLLNSTESTQSSAAEGRHRNSNLMGQVFAAAEADLGVVGPQNTLIITDIGSPAESYVFLDDFYSEFDNRNLLYTKNLLTVENSRNSPLWFSFFNKCDGNCTYVEVSYENESNISYKVTENINFDKLSKTNESRDAWSEKVNNSVFNGHEFAILTIANAWATGNLDYELMQCLGLHNHFCPGVSSGYALANWMEENYPLKDGVSYTVFSCPNWCKEDVFVKRWDVTPGTGGIWVSALTDNETEALGGSPAGIFVVKDKNAGTMKAVVLGFNFDVVNANCGAKDTDPGWVSKYLADLWLMDQKNWDTEGLISVISVMDIDADTLNEMKLADNNPYVVLGLLNSTETN; from the coding sequence ATGATAAAATCAGGTATAAAAAATCTAAGGAGAATAAGTACAAAATCTATTTATCTTGTTTTCCTGACAGCCCTTGTTTTGTCTCTTGGAGCTGTTCCAGGAATGGCAGCTGAAGGTTGTCACTATAACTCGAATTTAATGGGTCAGGTCTTTGCTGCAGCCGAAGCAGACCTCGGAGTTGTTGGACCACAAAACACACTCATTATTACAGATATAGGCTCTCCTGCAGAGTCTTATGTTTTCCTGGATGATTTCTACTCAGAGTTTGATAACAGGAATCTTCTATACACAAAAAATCTCCTCACTGTCGAGAATTCACGGAATAGTCCTCTATGGTTTGCATTTTTCAATAAATGCGATGGAAACTGTACCTATGTCGAGGTCTCTTATGAAAACGAAAGTAACATTAGCTACAAGGTAACTGAAAACATAAACTTTGATAAGCTTTCGAAAACCAATGAATCGAGAGATGCATGGAGTGAAAAGGTAAACAATTTGGTATTTAATGGGCACGAGTTTGCTATTCTTACAATAGCTAATGCTTGGGCTACCGGAAATCTTGACTATGAGCTTATGCAGTGCCTGGAACTACACAATCATTTCTGTCCAGGAGTTTCCAGCGGTTACGTGCTTGCAAACTGGATGGAAGAAAACTATCCTCTTAAGGACGGAGTGAGTTACACGGTTTTCTCCTGCCCTAACTGGTGCAAAGAAGATGTTTTCGTAAAGCGCTGGGATGTGACTCCGGGAACAGGAGGTATCTGGGTCTCGGCATTAACGGATAACGAAACCGAAGCTCTTGGAGGTTCTCCTGCAGGTATTTTCGTGGTGAAGGATAAAAATGCCGGAACTATGAAAGCAGTAGTCCTCGGGTTTAACTTTGACGTTGTCAATGCGAACTGTGGTGCAAAAGACACTGATCCAGGATGGGTCTCGAAATATTTAGCTGATCTCTGGCTTATGGATCAGAAAAACTGGGACACAGAAGGACTTGTTTCAGTAATTTCAGTAATGGATATCGATGCCGATACCCTGAGCGAAATGAAGCTGGCAGACAATAATCCTTATGTGGTTCTCGGGCTGCTTAATTCCACAGAGAGTACTCAGTCCTCGGCAGCTGAAGGTCGTCACCGTAACTCGAATTTAATGGGTCAGGTCTTTGCTGCAGCCGAAGCAGACCTCGGAGTTGTTGGACCACAAAACACACTCATTATTACAGATATAGGCTCCCCTGCAGAGTCCTATGTTTTCCTGGATGATTTCTACTCAGAGTTTGATAACAGGAATCTTCTATACACAAAAAATCTCCTCACTGTCGAGAATTCACGGAATAGTCCTCTATGGTTTTCATTTTTCAATAAATGCGATGGAAATTGTACCTATGTCGAGGTCTCTTATGAAAACGAAAGTAACATTAGCTACAAGGTAACTGAAAACATAAACTTTGATAAGCTTTCGAAAACCAATGAATCGAGAGATGCATGGAGTGAAAAGGTAAACAATTCGGTATTTAATGGGCACGAGTTTGCTATTCTTACAATAGCTAATGCTTGGGCTACCGGAAATCTCGACTATGAGCTTATGCAGTGCCTGGGACTGCACAATCATTTCTGTCCAGGAGTTTCCAGCGGTTACGCGCTTGCAAACTGGATGGAAGAAAACTATCCGCTTAAGGACGGAGTGAGTTACACGGTTTTCTCCTGCCCTAACTGGTGCAAAGAAGATGTTTTCGTAAAGCGCTGGGATGTGACTCCGGGAACAGGAGGTATCTGGGTCTCGGCATTAACGGATAACGAAACCGAAGCTCTTGGAGGTTCTCCTGCAGGTATTTTCGTGGTGAAGGATAAAAATGCCGGAACTATGAAAGCAGTAGTCCTCGGGTTTAACTTTGACGTTGTCAATGCGAACTGTGGTGCAAAAGACACTGATCCAGGATGGGTCTCGAAATATTTAGCTGATCTCTGGCTTATGGATCAGAAAAATTGGGACACAGAAGGACTTATCTCAGTGATTTCAGTAATGGATATCGATGCCGATACCCTGAACGAAATGAAGCTGGCAGATAATAATCCTTATGTAGTTCTCGGGCTGCTTAATTCGACAGAGACTAATTAA
- a CDS encoding tetratricopeptide repeat protein — translation MNPLVDLLATNRQEIISHLVFPIILTIFTSIFTSTISAIQLHYLDLKEKNRYLNLLKINYPSVEAVVDTIKQFKRISHIYFVHILLFGLFLGELFSLLFIFTFSKLDIISKLFRKYISLTNISDIGLYCYALFLLVIMPVLIYLTVYLLCCFIKSKCPLTKIDNDFCKLRNSQILSYFSYWLSVGLILGPYVFGTLFVYIMITNPSFSHDFHWKPNDKFALVFTIILFLLVIFLSLIILGDIFKNIKQFPKNVIDPIINHYQCNFPNLTIKTDSEEFQGKLKDFQNKFLVTLCEGGILHFISWDKIETMKASDTNKNECTAYGEPKKKKYISVKFVASTLILSVLLVGLYTIYHANSPYNEVNDLMELGRDEDALKVINKSIDIDPNNDYAWNIKGNVLYHLGRYDEALQAYDKAIAINPNYVDAWNSKGNALYRLGKYDEALQASNKAIAINPNYADAWNGKGNALYGLGRYDEALQAYDKAIAINPNYAYAWNGKGNALYRLGRYDEALQAYDKAIAINPNYADAWNGKGNALYGLSRYDEALQASNKATELKK, via the coding sequence ATGAATCCCTTAGTAGATTTATTAGCAACAAATCGTCAAGAAATTATATCACATTTAGTTTTTCCTATTATTCTTACTATTTTTACTAGTATTTTTACTAGTACTATAAGCGCAATTCAATTACACTACTTAGATTTAAAAGAAAAAAATCGATATCTTAACCTTTTAAAAATAAATTACCCCAGTGTAGAAGCAGTTGTCGATACAATAAAACAGTTTAAGAGAATTAGTCATATTTATTTTGTTCACATTTTACTTTTTGGTTTGTTTCTAGGTGAGTTGTTCTCCTTACTATTTATATTTACATTCTCTAAACTTGATATTATTTCCAAGTTATTCAGAAAATACATTAGTTTAACTAACATTAGTGACATTGGTCTCTATTGTTATGCCCTTTTCTTATTAGTAATCATGCCGGTTTTAATTTATTTGACAGTGTATCTACTTTGTTGTTTTATTAAATCAAAGTGTCCTTTAACTAAAATCGATAATGATTTTTGTAAACTAAGAAATTCACAGATATTGTCCTATTTTTCATATTGGCTTTCAGTGGGATTAATATTAGGACCTTATGTCTTTGGAACTTTATTCGTCTACATCATGATAACGAATCCATCTTTTTCGCATGATTTTCATTGGAAACCCAATGATAAATTTGCTCTGGTTTTTACTATAATTCTATTCCTTCTAGTTATTTTTCTAAGCCTCATTATTTTAGGTGATATATTTAAAAATATTAAACAGTTCCCTAAAAACGTTATAGATCCAATAATAAATCATTATCAATGCAATTTTCCAAATTTAACAATAAAAACTGATTCAGAGGAATTCCAGGGTAAATTAAAAGATTTTCAAAATAAATTTTTAGTCACTTTATGTGAAGGAGGTATACTACATTTTATATCTTGGGATAAAATTGAGACAATGAAAGCTAGTGACACAAATAAAAACGAATGCACTGCTTATGGTGAACCGAAGAAAAAAAAATATATCAGTGTAAAATTTGTTGCTAGTACATTAATTTTGTCTGTATTGTTAGTAGGCTTGTATACAATTTACCACGCTAACAGCCCGTATAATGAGGTTAATGATCTAATGGAATTAGGTAGAGATGAAGATGCATTAAAAGTAATTAATAAATCCATAGATATAGACCCTAATAATGACTATGCTTGGAATATAAAAGGTAATGTTCTGTACCATTTAGGCAGGTACGATGAAGCATTACAAGCTTATGACAAAGCCATAGCGATAAATCCTAATTATGTCGATGCCTGGAATAGCAAAGGTAATGCCTTATATAGATTGGGCAAATACGATGAAGCATTACAAGCAAGCAATAAAGCCATAGCGATAAACCCTAATTATGCCGATGCCTGGAATGGCAAAGGTAATGCCTTATATGGATTGGGCAGATACGATGAAGCATTACAAGCTTATGATAAAGCCATAGCGATAAACCCTAATTATGCCTATGCCTGGAATGGCAAAGGTAATGCCTTATATAGATTGGGCAGATACGATGAAGCATTACAAGCATATGATAAAGCCATAGCGATAAACCCTAATTATGCCGATGCCTGGAATGGCAAAGGTAATGCCTTATATGGATTGAGCAGATACGATGAAGCATTACAGGCAAGCAATAAAGCTACAGAACTAAAGAAATAA
- a CDS encoding rubredoxin: MTQMYRCGNCGYLYNPDRGDSSQSIAPDTPFQCLPKSWKCPRCGAPKEKFKKV; encoded by the coding sequence ATGACTCAAATGTACAGATGCGGCAATTGCGGATACCTTTACAACCCTGATCGTGGGGATTCTTCACAATCCATAGCTCCGGATACGCCTTTTCAATGTCTCCCAAAATCATGGAAATGTCCGAGATGCGGAGCCCCCAAAGAGAAGTTTAAAAAAGTTTAA
- a CDS encoding hydantoinase/oxoprolinase family protein, producing the protein MLIGIDVGGTTTDAVLIQNGEVYSTAKVSTEHGNLLNSLLEALDAVSKDVPPEQLERVVFSTTVITNLIAEGKTDRVALVLIPGPGVNPASYTFPDSFYLKGAMDYRGREIDPLDEAEIRRTVGSVQESGFSRAAIISKFGQRNPSHELRIEEIFREIYPDCKLELGHKVSGKLNFPRRIATAMLASATRERYQEFVEKIKRALEERNIRAPVYILKADGGTLPVDKSIEFPVETIFSGPAASTIGALALTPEGQTSVVVDIGGTTTDLALILSGKPLFASKGAKLGDFLTHVRAFAVRSIAVGGDSVVRVKDLNSGTKQITIGPDRSGPAYCMGGKETTPTDALKFLGLIEVGNPERASEAIKATASKLGKSETETASLIVDRVAQMIADAVNEMFFEWEQEPAYRVWEVLQEKKARPENVVGIGGGAKGLIAEIAKKLNASPVIPEHAEVGNAIGAAVARPTITLNLHIDTEQKVYSVAEEGEIVSLNTTKFRNLNKISLDEAETLAAELLRGRAEDFGISEYADEAEIVNSDVFNVVNGWYTTGRLFDVNMQIPAGLIPEWKRREKA; encoded by the coding sequence ATGCTAATAGGAATTGATGTCGGAGGCACTACCACGGATGCAGTGCTTATCCAGAATGGAGAAGTGTACAGTACTGCCAAGGTTTCCACTGAACACGGAAATCTACTAAATTCACTGCTTGAGGCCCTTGATGCTGTCAGCAAAGATGTCCCTCCTGAGCAGCTGGAAAGAGTAGTGTTCAGTACAACCGTGATAACAAATCTCATTGCCGAAGGCAAAACTGACCGTGTAGCCCTGGTATTAATTCCAGGACCCGGGGTTAACCCGGCAAGCTATACCTTTCCTGACAGCTTTTATCTAAAAGGGGCTATGGATTACAGGGGAAGGGAAATCGATCCCCTCGATGAGGCTGAGATCAGGAGAACTGTAGGTTCGGTCCAGGAGTCTGGATTTTCAAGAGCAGCCATTATAAGTAAGTTCGGGCAGAGGAACCCTTCCCATGAACTTAGGATAGAGGAGATTTTCAGGGAGATCTATCCTGACTGTAAACTGGAACTTGGGCATAAGGTTTCGGGAAAACTGAACTTCCCAAGAAGAATAGCAACTGCAATGCTTGCTTCTGCCACCAGGGAGCGCTATCAGGAGTTCGTTGAGAAAATCAAGAGAGCCCTTGAGGAGAGAAACATCAGGGCTCCTGTGTATATCCTGAAAGCCGATGGAGGAACTCTACCAGTTGATAAATCGATAGAGTTCCCTGTGGAAACTATCTTTTCGGGTCCTGCTGCCAGCACAATTGGAGCTCTTGCCCTTACACCTGAAGGGCAGACCTCAGTGGTAGTAGATATAGGAGGGACTACCACAGACCTTGCGTTAATTCTGTCAGGCAAGCCTCTTTTTGCTTCCAAAGGCGCAAAACTCGGAGATTTCCTTACACATGTCAGAGCTTTTGCAGTCCGCTCGATAGCTGTAGGAGGAGACAGTGTTGTAAGGGTTAAAGACCTGAACTCCGGCACAAAACAGATAACAATCGGCCCTGATAGATCCGGCCCGGCTTATTGCATGGGAGGAAAAGAAACTACTCCCACAGATGCCCTGAAGTTCCTCGGGCTTATTGAGGTAGGAAATCCCGAACGTGCAAGCGAGGCGATCAAAGCTACAGCTTCTAAGCTTGGAAAATCAGAAACTGAAACTGCATCTCTGATTGTAGATAGAGTTGCACAGATGATTGCTGATGCGGTAAATGAGATGTTTTTTGAATGGGAACAGGAGCCTGCCTATCGGGTATGGGAGGTCCTGCAAGAGAAAAAGGCAAGGCCTGAAAATGTAGTTGGAATCGGAGGGGGTGCGAAGGGGCTTATTGCAGAGATTGCGAAAAAACTTAATGCAAGCCCTGTTATTCCCGAACACGCCGAGGTAGGAAATGCCATAGGGGCAGCCGTTGCAAGGCCCACGATTACTCTGAACCTGCACATTGATACTGAACAGAAAGTTTACTCTGTTGCCGAGGAAGGGGAGATTGTCAGTCTAAACACAACAAAGTTCAGGAACTTGAATAAAATCAGCCTCGATGAAGCTGAAACCCTGGCAGCAGAACTCTTGAGAGGACGTGCGGAAGACTTCGGAATTTCCGAGTATGCAGATGAAGCCGAGATTGTTAATAGTGATGTCTTCAATGTCGTCAATGGTTGGTATACTACAGGGCGGCTTTTTGACGTAAACATGCAGATTCCTGCAGGCCTGATTCCTGAATGGAAAAGGAGGGAAAAAGCATGA
- a CDS encoding Glu/Leu/Phe/Val dehydrogenase, with product MKEVTVGSRSKLLEGVKQHLCTCAAGLKLTPDMEAFLEMPMRELYVSLPVHMDDGSIKVFKGFRVQYNEALGPTKGGVRFHPEDTMETTRALAALMTWKCALHKLPLGGAKGGVICNPKELSHREIERLSRAYIRGIYQIIGPDRDIPAPDIYTNPQVMAWMMDEYSKLAGRNVFGSITGKPTSLGGSAGRYDATARGGLYTIREAAERIGISLKASRVAVHGFGNVGYHAAYLANKLYGCKVVAVSDSKGAIFSPYGLDPEDVSGHKHSTGSVLDYPEAENLTNKELLELDVEILIPASLENIITEENAGNIKARILAEMANGPTTVEGEAILNSKGIHIIPDILCNGGGVIVSYFEMVQNQSSTQWEEEEVQNRLERKMKEAYFSVYDFASKNNVEMRQAAYTLAVGRVVEAMQLRG from the coding sequence GTGAAGGAGGTAACTGTGGGTTCTCGTTCCAAGCTTCTTGAAGGTGTTAAGCAGCACCTGTGTACCTGTGCTGCAGGACTTAAGCTCACGCCTGATATGGAAGCGTTCCTGGAAATGCCTATGAGAGAACTCTATGTTTCCCTGCCTGTCCACATGGATGACGGTTCTATAAAAGTTTTTAAAGGCTTCCGGGTGCAGTACAACGAAGCTCTGGGCCCCACAAAAGGAGGTGTGCGTTTTCATCCTGAAGATACTATGGAAACTACGAGAGCCCTTGCAGCCCTCATGACTTGGAAATGTGCTCTTCATAAGCTGCCTCTGGGAGGAGCAAAAGGCGGGGTTATTTGCAACCCCAAAGAACTTTCACATCGAGAAATCGAGCGCCTGAGCAGGGCCTACATACGTGGGATTTATCAGATAATAGGCCCTGATAGAGATATCCCTGCCCCTGACATTTATACAAATCCGCAGGTTATGGCCTGGATGATGGACGAATACTCAAAACTCGCAGGCAGGAATGTGTTCGGTTCCATTACAGGCAAGCCGACAAGCCTTGGAGGCTCGGCAGGCAGATACGATGCCACGGCAAGAGGCGGTTTATACACTATAAGGGAAGCTGCAGAAAGAATTGGAATAAGCCTGAAAGCTTCAAGGGTTGCAGTTCATGGTTTCGGAAACGTAGGATATCATGCCGCTTATCTTGCAAATAAACTATACGGCTGCAAGGTTGTTGCTGTAAGCGACAGCAAAGGTGCGATCTTTTCACCCTATGGACTTGACCCCGAAGACGTTTCAGGCCATAAGCACTCAACTGGTTCGGTGCTGGACTATCCCGAAGCAGAGAACCTGACTAACAAAGAGTTGCTTGAACTGGATGTTGAAATCCTGATTCCGGCTTCTCTTGAAAACATAATAACTGAAGAGAACGCGGGAAATATTAAAGCCAGGATTCTTGCCGAGATGGCTAACGGCCCAACGACAGTCGAAGGAGAAGCAATCCTGAATTCAAAAGGAATTCATATTATCCCAGATATTCTGTGCAATGGAGGCGGAGTCATTGTCTCATACTTTGAAATGGTACAGAACCAGTCAAGCACACAGTGGGAAGAAGAGGAAGTTCAAAATCGTCTGGAGAGAAAAATGAAAGAAGCATATTTTTCGGTGTATGATTTCGCCTCAAAAAACAATGTTGAAATGCGTCAGGCTGCATATACCCTTGCTGTCGGCAGAGTGGTTGAAGCTATGCAGCTCAGGGGCTAG